Proteins encoded together in one Miscanthus floridulus cultivar M001 chromosome 16, ASM1932011v1, whole genome shotgun sequence window:
- the LOC136512343 gene encoding T-complex protein 1 subunit theta-like isoform X2: MVGLGSMAGYGIQSMLKEGHRHLSGLEEAVLKNIDACRELSAITRTSLGPNGMNKMVINHLDKLFVTNDAATIVNELEVQHPAAKILVLAGRAQQEEIGDGANLTISFAGELLVKAEELIRMGLHPSEIIIGYTKAINKTIEILEDLVEKGSENMDVRNKEEVVLRMRSAVASKQFGQEDVLCPLVADACIQVCPKNPANFNVDNVRVAKLLGGGLHNSSVVCGMVLKNDAVGSIKRVEKAKIAVFAGGVDTSATETKGTVLIHSAEQLENYAKTEEAKVEELIKAVADSGANVIVSGAAVGDMALHFCERYKLMVLKISSKFELRRFCRTTGAIAILKLSQPNADELGYANSVSVEEIGGTRVTVVKNEEGGNSVATVVLRGSTDSILDDLERAVDDGVNTYKVICASMCRDSRIIPGAAATEIELAKRLKEFSLKETGLDQYAIAKFAESFEMVPRTLAENAGLSAMEIISSLYAEHASGNVKVGIDLEEGACKDGSTLKIWDLYVTKFFALKYSADAACTVLRVDQIIMAKPAGGPRREAQPGGGMDED; encoded by the exons ATGGTGGGGCTCGGCTCGATGGCAGGCTACGGGATCCAGTCGATGCTCAAGGAGGGCCACCGCCACCTCTCCGGGCTCGAGGAGGCTGTGCTCAAGAACATCGACGCCTGCCGCGAGCTCTCCGCCATCACGCGCACCTCCCTCGGCCCCAACG GAATGAATAAGATGGTTATCAATCACTTGGACAAGCTGTTTGTGACAAACGATGCTGCCACCATCGTGAATGAGCTCGAGGTTCAGCACCCGGCTGCTAAGATCCTGGTACTGGCTGGCAGGGCTCAGCAGGAGGAGATTGGGGATGGAGCCAATCTCACCATATCGTTTGCCGGTGAACTGCTTGTGAAGGCTGAGGAGCTCATCAGGATGGGCTTGCATCCGAGTGAAATCATCATTGGCTACACCAAAGCCATCAACAAG ACAATTGAGATCTTGGAGGATCTTGTTGAGAAAGGCTCAGAGAACATGGACGTAAGAAACAAGGAGGAGGTTGTGTTGAGGATGAGATCTGCTGTCGCGAGCAAGCAGTTTGGCCAGGAGGATGTACTGTGCCCTCTTGTGGCTGAT GCCTGCATTCAAGTTTGCCCCAAAAATCCAGCAAACTTTAATGTCGACAATGTTAGAGTGGCTAAGCTGCTTGGAGGTGGTTTGCACAATTCTTCTGTCGTCTGTGGGATGGTTCTGAAAAATGATGCTGTTGGTAGCATCAAAAGGGTGGAGAAGGCAAAG ATTGCAGTATTTGCTGGTGGTGTCGATACCTCAGCAACTGAAACAAAGGGAACTGTGTTGATTCATTCCGCTGAGCAG CTAGAAAATTATGCTAAGACTGAGGAAGCTAAGGTGGAGGAGCTTATCAAAGCTGTCGCTGACTCTGGTGCCAATGTTATTGTCAGTGGAGCTGCAGTTGGTGACATGGCGCTACATTTCTGTGAACGTTACAA ACTGATGGTTCTGAAAATCAGCTCGAAGTTTGAACTGAGAAGATTCTGCCGTACTACTGGGGCTATTGCAATT TTGAAACTTAGCCAACCCAATGCCGATGAACTAGGATATGCAAACTCTGTTTCCGTTGAAGAAATTGGTGGTACTCGA gTTACTGTCGTTAAGAACGAAGAAGGTGGAAATTCAGTGGCTACTGTTGTCTTGAGAGGCAGTACTGACAGTATACTAGATGATCTTGAAAGAGCTGTTGATGATGGTGTCAATACGTACAAGGTTATATGTGCG TCAATGTGCAGGGACAGTAGGATAATTCCTGGTGCTGCTGCAACAGAAATAGAGCTGGCAAAGAGATTGAAGGAGTTCTCATTGAAGGAAACAGG GTTGGACCAGTATGCCATTGCAAAATTTGCTGAAAGCTTTGAAATGGTGCCAAGAACCCTGGCAGAAAATGCTGGACTTAGCGCAATGGAGATAATATCCTCCCTTTATGCCGAGCATGCTAGTGGCAATGTGAAAGTTGGCATTGACCTGGAGGAAGGTGCCTGCAAGGACGGCTCGACCTTAAAAATATGGGACCTCTATGTCACAAA GTTTTTTGCCCTAAAATACTCTGCCGATGCTGCATGCACCGTGCTACGGGTTGACCAG ATCATCATGGCCAAGCCGGCAGGAGGTCCAAGAAGAGAGGCCCAACCTGGTGGTGGCATGGACGAGGATTAG
- the LOC136512343 gene encoding T-complex protein 1 subunit theta-like isoform X1 has translation MVGLGSMAGYGIQSMLKEGHRHLSGLEEAVLKNIDACRELSAITRTSLGPNGMNKMVINHLDKLFVTNDAATIVNELEVQHPAAKILVLAGRAQQEEIGDGANLTISFAGELLVKAEELIRMGLHPSEIIIGYTKAINKTIEILEDLVEKGSENMDVRNKEEVVLRMRSAVASKQFGQEDVLCPLVADACIQVCPKNPANFNVDNVRVAKLLGGGLHNSSVVCGMVLKNDAVGSIKRVEKAKIAVFAGGVDTSATETKGTVLIHSAEQLENYAKTEEAKVEELIKAVADSGANVIVSGAAVGDMALHFCERYKLMVLKISSKFELRRFCRTTGAIAILKLSQPNADELGYANSVSVEEIGGTRVCSTPFVLLQKIYLYSSSPAFILFCFFIYKVTVVKNEEGGNSVATVVLRGSTDSILDDLERAVDDGVNTYKSMCRDSRIIPGAAATEIELAKRLKEFSLKETGLDQYAIAKFAESFEMVPRTLAENAGLSAMEIISSLYAEHASGNVKVGIDLEEGACKDGSTLKIWDLYVTKFFALKYSADAACTVLRVDQIIMAKPAGGPRREAQPGGGMDED, from the exons ATGGTGGGGCTCGGCTCGATGGCAGGCTACGGGATCCAGTCGATGCTCAAGGAGGGCCACCGCCACCTCTCCGGGCTCGAGGAGGCTGTGCTCAAGAACATCGACGCCTGCCGCGAGCTCTCCGCCATCACGCGCACCTCCCTCGGCCCCAACG GAATGAATAAGATGGTTATCAATCACTTGGACAAGCTGTTTGTGACAAACGATGCTGCCACCATCGTGAATGAGCTCGAGGTTCAGCACCCGGCTGCTAAGATCCTGGTACTGGCTGGCAGGGCTCAGCAGGAGGAGATTGGGGATGGAGCCAATCTCACCATATCGTTTGCCGGTGAACTGCTTGTGAAGGCTGAGGAGCTCATCAGGATGGGCTTGCATCCGAGTGAAATCATCATTGGCTACACCAAAGCCATCAACAAG ACAATTGAGATCTTGGAGGATCTTGTTGAGAAAGGCTCAGAGAACATGGACGTAAGAAACAAGGAGGAGGTTGTGTTGAGGATGAGATCTGCTGTCGCGAGCAAGCAGTTTGGCCAGGAGGATGTACTGTGCCCTCTTGTGGCTGAT GCCTGCATTCAAGTTTGCCCCAAAAATCCAGCAAACTTTAATGTCGACAATGTTAGAGTGGCTAAGCTGCTTGGAGGTGGTTTGCACAATTCTTCTGTCGTCTGTGGGATGGTTCTGAAAAATGATGCTGTTGGTAGCATCAAAAGGGTGGAGAAGGCAAAG ATTGCAGTATTTGCTGGTGGTGTCGATACCTCAGCAACTGAAACAAAGGGAACTGTGTTGATTCATTCCGCTGAGCAG CTAGAAAATTATGCTAAGACTGAGGAAGCTAAGGTGGAGGAGCTTATCAAAGCTGTCGCTGACTCTGGTGCCAATGTTATTGTCAGTGGAGCTGCAGTTGGTGACATGGCGCTACATTTCTGTGAACGTTACAA ACTGATGGTTCTGAAAATCAGCTCGAAGTTTGAACTGAGAAGATTCTGCCGTACTACTGGGGCTATTGCAATT TTGAAACTTAGCCAACCCAATGCCGATGAACTAGGATATGCAAACTCTGTTTCCGTTGAAGAAATTGGTGGTACTCGAGTATGTTCTACCCCCTTTGTGCTTTTACAGAAGATATATCTTTATTCTTCCTCGCCAGCattcattttattttgtttttttatttataaggTTACTGTCGTTAAGAACGAAGAAGGTGGAAATTCAGTGGCTACTGTTGTCTTGAGAGGCAGTACTGACAGTATACTAGATGATCTTGAAAGAGCTGTTGATGATGGTGTCAATACGTACAAG TCAATGTGCAGGGACAGTAGGATAATTCCTGGTGCTGCTGCAACAGAAATAGAGCTGGCAAAGAGATTGAAGGAGTTCTCATTGAAGGAAACAGG GTTGGACCAGTATGCCATTGCAAAATTTGCTGAAAGCTTTGAAATGGTGCCAAGAACCCTGGCAGAAAATGCTGGACTTAGCGCAATGGAGATAATATCCTCCCTTTATGCCGAGCATGCTAGTGGCAATGTGAAAGTTGGCATTGACCTGGAGGAAGGTGCCTGCAAGGACGGCTCGACCTTAAAAATATGGGACCTCTATGTCACAAA GTTTTTTGCCCTAAAATACTCTGCCGATGCTGCATGCACCGTGCTACGGGTTGACCAG ATCATCATGGCCAAGCCGGCAGGAGGTCCAAGAAGAGAGGCCCAACCTGGTGGTGGCATGGACGAGGATTAG
- the LOC136512343 gene encoding T-complex protein 1 subunit theta-like isoform X3 codes for MVGLGSMAGYGIQSMLKEGHRHLSGLEEAVLKNIDACRELSAITRTSLGPNGMNKMVINHLDKLFVTNDAATIVNELEVQHPAAKILVLAGRAQQEEIGDGANLTISFAGELLVKAEELIRMGLHPSEIIIGYTKAINKTIEILEDLVEKGSENMDVRNKEEVVLRMRSAVASKQFGQEDVLCPLVADACIQVCPKNPANFNVDNVRVAKLLGGGLHNSSVVCGMVLKNDAVGSIKRVEKAKIAVFAGGVDTSATETKGTVLIHSAEQLENYAKTEEAKVEELIKAVADSGANVIVSGAAVGDMALHFCERYKLMVLKISSKFELRRFCRTTGAIAILKLSQPNADELGYANSVSVEEIGGTRVTVVKNEEGGNSVATVVLRGSTDSILDDLERAVDDGVNTYKSMCRDSRIIPGAAATEIELAKRLKEFSLKETGLDQYAIAKFAESFEMVPRTLAENAGLSAMEIISSLYAEHASGNVKVGIDLEEGACKDGSTLKIWDLYVTKFFALKYSADAACTVLRVDQIIMAKPAGGPRREAQPGGGMDED; via the exons ATGGTGGGGCTCGGCTCGATGGCAGGCTACGGGATCCAGTCGATGCTCAAGGAGGGCCACCGCCACCTCTCCGGGCTCGAGGAGGCTGTGCTCAAGAACATCGACGCCTGCCGCGAGCTCTCCGCCATCACGCGCACCTCCCTCGGCCCCAACG GAATGAATAAGATGGTTATCAATCACTTGGACAAGCTGTTTGTGACAAACGATGCTGCCACCATCGTGAATGAGCTCGAGGTTCAGCACCCGGCTGCTAAGATCCTGGTACTGGCTGGCAGGGCTCAGCAGGAGGAGATTGGGGATGGAGCCAATCTCACCATATCGTTTGCCGGTGAACTGCTTGTGAAGGCTGAGGAGCTCATCAGGATGGGCTTGCATCCGAGTGAAATCATCATTGGCTACACCAAAGCCATCAACAAG ACAATTGAGATCTTGGAGGATCTTGTTGAGAAAGGCTCAGAGAACATGGACGTAAGAAACAAGGAGGAGGTTGTGTTGAGGATGAGATCTGCTGTCGCGAGCAAGCAGTTTGGCCAGGAGGATGTACTGTGCCCTCTTGTGGCTGAT GCCTGCATTCAAGTTTGCCCCAAAAATCCAGCAAACTTTAATGTCGACAATGTTAGAGTGGCTAAGCTGCTTGGAGGTGGTTTGCACAATTCTTCTGTCGTCTGTGGGATGGTTCTGAAAAATGATGCTGTTGGTAGCATCAAAAGGGTGGAGAAGGCAAAG ATTGCAGTATTTGCTGGTGGTGTCGATACCTCAGCAACTGAAACAAAGGGAACTGTGTTGATTCATTCCGCTGAGCAG CTAGAAAATTATGCTAAGACTGAGGAAGCTAAGGTGGAGGAGCTTATCAAAGCTGTCGCTGACTCTGGTGCCAATGTTATTGTCAGTGGAGCTGCAGTTGGTGACATGGCGCTACATTTCTGTGAACGTTACAA ACTGATGGTTCTGAAAATCAGCTCGAAGTTTGAACTGAGAAGATTCTGCCGTACTACTGGGGCTATTGCAATT TTGAAACTTAGCCAACCCAATGCCGATGAACTAGGATATGCAAACTCTGTTTCCGTTGAAGAAATTGGTGGTACTCGA gTTACTGTCGTTAAGAACGAAGAAGGTGGAAATTCAGTGGCTACTGTTGTCTTGAGAGGCAGTACTGACAGTATACTAGATGATCTTGAAAGAGCTGTTGATGATGGTGTCAATACGTACAAG TCAATGTGCAGGGACAGTAGGATAATTCCTGGTGCTGCTGCAACAGAAATAGAGCTGGCAAAGAGATTGAAGGAGTTCTCATTGAAGGAAACAGG GTTGGACCAGTATGCCATTGCAAAATTTGCTGAAAGCTTTGAAATGGTGCCAAGAACCCTGGCAGAAAATGCTGGACTTAGCGCAATGGAGATAATATCCTCCCTTTATGCCGAGCATGCTAGTGGCAATGTGAAAGTTGGCATTGACCTGGAGGAAGGTGCCTGCAAGGACGGCTCGACCTTAAAAATATGGGACCTCTATGTCACAAA GTTTTTTGCCCTAAAATACTCTGCCGATGCTGCATGCACCGTGCTACGGGTTGACCAG ATCATCATGGCCAAGCCGGCAGGAGGTCCAAGAAGAGAGGCCCAACCTGGTGGTGGCATGGACGAGGATTAG